Proteins co-encoded in one Aethina tumida isolate Nest 87 chromosome 7, icAetTumi1.1, whole genome shotgun sequence genomic window:
- the LOC109606885 gene encoding homeobox protein Nkx-6.3, whose product MNLSQMPEAQRTLHLPTKMEPAKLKFGIDRLLSNTETSDLKPPEKLSYIETTIQKPLPTIAVPCSDCVTSLFRCCKLSPTRNCGLDGMTAQGHEGIPGYFGHTYGSSSGTYTVQPIRPFATRPNMRIAVPPSPSSPPGVSSSNTNKRKRSWSRAVFSNLQRKGLERRFQLQKYITKPDRRQLAATLGLTDAQVKVWFQNRRMKWRHSKEGGKPGDIPADSTQEDFHIDVDTVTDDTD is encoded by the exons ATGAACCTGAGTCAAATGCCGGAAGCTCAAAGAACCCTCCACCTCCCGACCAAAATGGAACCCGCCAAACTGAAATTCGGTATCGATCGACTGCTCTCCAATACCGAAACCAGCGACCTGAAACCCCCCGAAAAACTATCATACATCGAGACCACGATCCAAAAACCTCTTCCGACGATCGCAGTACCGTGCTCCGACTGTGTCACATCATTGTTTAG GTGCTGCAAATTGAGTCCGACAAGAAACTGCGGTCTGGACGGCATGACGGCACAAGGACACGAAGGTATTCCCGGTTACTTCGGTCATACGTATGGCAGTTCAAGTGGCACCTACACCGTCCAGCCCATCCGTCCTTTCGCCACCCGACCAA ATATGAGAATTGCTGTACCTCCATCACCTTCTTCACCGCCAGGAGTTTCGTCCAGCAATACCAACAAAAGGAAACGGTCTTGGTCCAGAGCGGTCTTCAGTAATTTGCAACGCAAAGGCTTGGAAAGACGTTTCCAGCTGCAAAAGTACATAACGAAACCTGACAGAAGACAACTGGCTGCCACTCTGGGATTGACGGACGCCCAGGTGAAAGTCTGGTTCCAGAACAGACGGATGAAATGGAGACATTCGAAGGAGGGCGGCAAACCGGGCGATATTCCTGCCGATTCCACTCAGGAAGATTTTCATATAGACGTCGACACCGTAACCGATGACACCGACTGA
- the LOC109606881 gene encoding uncharacterized protein LOC109606881: MAEENRSFDMFGKIKSSIQMAGKLLGLDQAKGVAELVSEAFGKTRIKHDNGKDNVFSGFWRVLGFDAKKISAIAVNAIIFVAQLISSSLSLRSPSQLTQARYSTGSPFDWMLNNSKVSNLLAYTTDQDLPDQIIEYVQERTADEETGCVQLLICKSSPFVWSMQKALKERGKEGVKGPKALFAYLPELSEVADYGDECEKKHPYCKFDIL, translated from the exons ATGGCGGAGGAAAATCGATCGTTCGACATGTTTGGGAAAATCAAATCCAGTATTCAAATGGCAGGAAAATTGTTAGGTCTGGACCAGGCTAAAGGTGTTGCCGAATTAGTGAGCGAGGCCTTCGGGAAAACCAGAATAAAGCACGACAATGGTAAAGATAATGTGTTCTCAGGATTTTGGAGGGTGTTAGGTTTCGATGCGAAGAAAATCAGTGCTATTGCCGTAAATGCCATCATTTTCGTCGCACAATTA ATAAGTTCCTCGTTGTCCCTCAGATCACCATCTCAGTTGACTCAAGCACGATACTCAACAGGTTCACCCTTCGATTGGATGCTCAACAACTCTAAAGTGTCCAATCTTCTCGCTTACACAACGGACCAAGACCTTCCCGACCAGATCATTGAGTATGTTCAGGAACGGACAGCGGACGAAGAAACGGGCTGTGTCCAGCTTCTAATTTGTAAAAGCTCACCTTTTGTTTGGAGCATGCAAAAAGCACTCAAGGAGAGAGGTAAAGAAGGCGTAAAGGGGCCCAAAGCTCTGTTTGCTTATTTGCCTGAACTGTCGGAAGTTGCTGATTATGGGGATGAGTGTGAAAAAAAACATCCCTATTGTAAGTTcgacattttataa
- the LOC109597745 gene encoding sphingomyelin phosphodiesterase — protein MMVSGAGFRFGSGRSFPVAFCVFFSIVAIIDANPVIIDLENFNDDWDYQVKPDDLPRLNQPVKIHELPPTTPIKRYEHYIQRIKPRKAKKKIVTDVIRSRVSCGSCKIGVGLLSSEVKKGSTFDAIKNKFVSLCVALNIETGPVCTGIFDTYGPQVVPVLNVTHLAPLEICSLVLGEVCGDVEIQDHEWTVEFSDVPKPNWTIPAVPKAGTPTFKVLHLSDTHFDPEYAPGSPSNCEEPLCCRSYSTPSKKEKMIPAGRWGAYRSCDSPGIIIENMLTHIAKEHPDIDYIIWTGDLPPHDIWNQTKESNLEIIQTMAEMMSEIFPNTPIFPALGNHEAIPAGSFAPPWMKDDDLGISWLYTKVAENWKKWLPESAENTVMHGGFFSVLLRPGFRLISLNTNYCHSLSWWLLVNSTDPAQELKWLVYQLQEAENNDEKVHIIGHIPPGSSDCMKTWSANFNRIVNRYENIITGQFYGHSHADEFEVFYDMPENSRATNVAYLGPSVTTYDNYNPAYRIYYVDGDHNATTREVIDHETWTMDLDLANEGDNEPIWYRLYSAKSAYGFPSLRPAYWSKLITDMVGDEYLFNDFYKFYYRDSPTRPKCNEQCRLQILCDLRSAKSNSRRELCHDLEVEFGALY, from the exons ATGCTAATCCTGTGATAATAGATCTAGAAAACTTTAATGACGACTGGGATTACCAGGTCAAACCCGATGATTTGCCAAGACTGAACCAACCAGTAAAGATCCACGAATTACCACCAACAACACCT atcaaGAGATACGAACATTACATTCAGAGAATCAAACCTAGAAAAGCCAAAAAGAAAATAGTCACTGATGTTATAAGGTCACGAGTGTCTTGTGGATCTTGTAAAATTg GAGTGGGATTATTATCTAGCGAAGTAAAGAAAGGTTCCACATTTGacgcaataaaaaataaattcgtttcATTATGCGttgcattaaatattgaaaccgGTCCAGTTTGTACTGGTATTTTTGACACATACGGACCTCAAGTAGTACCAGTACTAAATGTTACACATCTAG CACCACTGGAAATATGCAGTTTAGTGTTGGGCGAAGTGTGCGGAGACGTTGAAATACAGGACCACGAGTGGACTGTGGAATTTTCGGACGTTCCAAAGCCCAACTGGACGATTCCCGCTGTTCCGAAG GCAGGAACTCCGACGTTTAAGGTTTTACATCTTTCTGATACGCACTTCGATCCGGAGTATGCACCAGGTTCGCCATCTAATTGTGAGGAACCTTTGTGTTGCAGGAGTTATAGTACTCCAagtaaaaaggaaaaaatgatACCAGCAGGACG ttgGGGGGCTTACAGATCGTGTGACTCGCCCGGTATAATAATAGAGAACATGCTGACGCACATTGCAAAAGAACATCCT gATATAGATTACATCATATGGACTGGAGATTTGCCTCCACATGACATTTGGAATCAAACTAAAGAAAGCAACTTAGAAATTATACAAACTATGGCAGAAATGATGTCTGAAATATTTCCTAACACTCCCATTTTTCCTGCCCTAGGTAATCACGAAGCCATACCAGCTGGAAg ttttgccCCTCCTTGGATGAAGGATGATGACTTGGGTATATCTTGGTTGTACACTAAAGTGGCTGAAAACTGGAAAAAATGGCTTCCCGAGTCCGCTGAAAATACTGTAATGCACGGAGGCTTCTTTTCGGTACTACTAAGACCAGGCTTCAGATTGATATCTCTCAATACGAACTACTGTCACTCACTTAGTTG GTGGCTGTTAGTAAATAGTACAGACCCAGCACAGGAGCTAAAATGGCTGGTGTATCAGTTGCAAGAGGCTGAAAATAACGACGAAAAAGTCCACATCATAG GTCACATCCCGCCAGGAAGTTCCGACTGCATGAAGACCTGGTCGGCGAACTTCAATCGCATCGTGAACCGCTACGAGAACATCATTACGGGCCAGTTCTACGGGCACAGTCACGCCGACGAATTCGAAGTCTTCTACGACATGCCTGAGAACA GTAGGGCCACCAATGTTGCCTATCTTGGTCCCTCGGTTACCACATACGACAACTACAATCCTGCCTACAGGATTTATTATGTCGATGGTGATCATAATGCCACCACTAGG GAGGTAATTGATCACGAGACGTGGACGATGGACTTGGATCTTGCAAATGAAGGAGACAACGAACCAATTTGGTATCGACTCTATTCAGCTAAAAGTGCCTATGGTTTTCCTTCATTAAGACCAGCCTATTGGTCAAAACTTATTACTGATATGGTTGGAGATGAATACTTATTCAACGACTTTTACAA gttttacTATAGAGATAGTCCGACAAGACCAAAATGTAACGAACAATGTAGATTACAAATACTATGTGATTTGAGAAGTGCAAAGTCTAATAGTAGACGTGAACTTTGTCACGACCTTGAAGTAGAATTTGGagctttatattaa
- the LOC109597731 gene encoding uncharacterized protein LOC109597731 — MFSLTLILTSLFYLSCSLQFSSDIDVSTLSELPLERLLQVQRTFIDDDYKSDNLTNENVPQALPLQGTPRPSKRGGYHSYDDDYKKDKKEIQSIFQMSVTTLAFLAFGGYLLCLLCSAISNTNSTSNSNTNTQVVQAIIKQANFRRGTRRPVTNYRKRRPNRYRKKLRPRIKREIWVERVEPTVLTEKMYWALISLSEGYAGYHTVDYKHFNHTMH; from the exons ATGTTCAGTTTAACACTCATTCttacttcattattttatttgtcgtGTAGTCTTCAGTTTTCTAGTGATATAGATGTGAGCACACTGAGTGAGTTGCCTCTGGAAAGACTGTTACAAGTGCAGAGAACTTTTATCGATGATGATTACAAAAGTGACAATTTGACCAATGAAAATGTTCCTCAAGCTCTTCCATTGCAAG GAACCCCTAGGCCAAGTAAAAGAGGAGGATACCACAGTTATGACGATGACTACAAGAAAGACAAAAAGGAGATCCAAAGCATATTTCAAATGTCCGTTACAACTTTAGCCTTTTTAGCCTTTGGAGGATATTTGCTGTGTTTATTGTGCTCAGCAATCAGCAATACCAATTCTACTTCCAACAGTAACACCAACACCCAAGTCGTTCAAGCTATTATCAAACAGGCTAACTTTCGAAGGGGAACAAGAAGACCGGTTACCAATTACAGGAAACGAAGACCCAATCGATACAGGAAGAAATTAAGGCCTAGGATTAAACGGGAAATTTGGGTGGAACGGGTTGAGCCTACGGTGCTCACTGAGAAAATGTATTGGGCTTTGATTAGCTTGTCCGAGGGTTATGCTGGGTACCACACTGtagattataaacattttaatcataCAATGCATTAA